From Xylanibacter oryzae DSM 17970, a single genomic window includes:
- a CDS encoding RagB/SusD family nutrient uptake outer membrane protein, with protein MKKLSICVLLFSILFTSCSGFLDEYSTDQRYCETPNDLNLLMVGSGFLGVYQPSVYNQVTMDKSFLTLSSNSSMHFPWLQLMDDDAEAFLQDYVTPDQGTPYNMLSAMANWSANPCSNIQSQQWDDTQWTKLYACIGAVNSIIYQGENLKGKDPKNEALLDHVCGEAYFLRALYYFYLANVYGLPYSPATASQDFSVPLKISPNVEDKYFTRSTNEEVFNQIWADLKSAEQNIGSYTPDSKLRAGIGAVKALQSRVAVYMEKYQDAIDASNAFSDLSYSLTDLKTFDNKTNFLGRSSKEVIFTVGGNITAGVFINDSVSAWNGDNDRASSFKASNDLMEKYSSKDLRRRAFFKESAVNHAPLPNKYKTWQTYNDPELVSDIFCIRYGEVVLNKAEALAMMGSIDDARNTLQNLRANRITGAQLSDIPTDQKQLVDFIRNERRLELCFEGHRWFDLRRYSVNSKFPLSADFTIKHPAYTYDPNSNVSYLTGYYVLQSYSKDQGAWVVPVPNATIEFNRGSITNLLRNDRSIIK; from the coding sequence ATGAAAAAGTTATCAATATGTGTTCTTTTATTTTCGATACTCTTCACTTCTTGTAGTGGTTTTCTTGATGAGTATTCTACAGATCAGCGCTATTGCGAAACACCAAACGATCTTAATCTGCTTATGGTAGGTTCCGGATTTCTTGGCGTTTATCAACCATCAGTTTATAATCAGGTTACGATGGATAAGTCATTTTTAACTTTATCCAGTAACAGCAGTATGCATTTCCCATGGCTTCAGCTGATGGATGATGATGCTGAGGCTTTCTTGCAAGATTATGTAACTCCTGATCAGGGCACTCCTTATAATATGTTGAGTGCTATGGCCAACTGGAGTGCGAACCCATGCTCTAATATTCAGTCTCAGCAGTGGGATGATACACAATGGACTAAGTTATATGCATGCATAGGTGCCGTTAACTCTATAATATATCAGGGAGAAAATCTAAAGGGTAAGGATCCTAAAAACGAAGCTCTGCTCGATCATGTATGTGGCGAGGCTTACTTCTTGCGTGCCTTATACTATTTCTATCTGGCTAATGTTTATGGGTTGCCTTATTCTCCGGCTACAGCTTCGCAAGACTTCAGTGTACCATTGAAGATATCTCCAAATGTAGAAGATAAGTACTTTACACGTTCTACCAATGAGGAGGTTTTCAATCAGATATGGGCCGACCTTAAATCTGCAGAACAGAATATTGGTAGTTATACGCCTGATTCTAAATTGCGTGCAGGTATTGGTGCCGTAAAGGCTCTTCAGAGTAGGGTAGCTGTATATATGGAGAAATACCAGGATGCAATAGATGCTTCGAATGCATTCAGCGATCTTAGTTATTCTCTTACAGATTTAAAAACATTCGATAATAAGACCAACTTCCTTGGAAGATCTTCTAAAGAGGTGATTTTCACAGTAGGTGGCAATATTACAGCAGGTGTGTTTATCAACGACTCTGTTTCGGCTTGGAATGGAGATAACGACAGAGCAAGCAGCTTTAAGGCTTCTAACGATCTGATGGAGAAATATAGCTCTAAGGATTTGCGCCGAAGGGCATTCTTCAAAGAGTCTGCTGTAAATCATGCTCCTCTGCCTAATAAGTATAAGACATGGCAGACCTATAATGATCCAGAGCTTGTTTCGGATATATTCTGTATTAGATATGGTGAGGTAGTGCTCAATAAGGCAGAGGCTCTTGCCATGATGGGCAGTATAGATGATGCACGCAATACATTGCAGAATTTGAGAGCTAACAGAATTACAGGAGCTCAATTGAGTGATATCCCTACAGACCAGAAACAGTTGGTCGACTTTATAAGAAATGAGCGTCGTCTTGAATTATGTTTCGAGGGGCATCGCTGGTTCGACTTGCGCCGCTATTCTGTAAACAGTAAATTCCCTTTGTCTGCCGATTTCACTATCAAGCATCCGGCTTATACATATGATCCAAATTCGAATGTAAGTTACCTTACCGGATATTACGTTCTCCAGTCATATAGTAAAGATCAGGGCGCATGGGTGGTACCGGTTCCTAATGCTACTATAGAGTTTAACCGTGGTTCTATTACGAATCTTTTACGTAATGACCGTAGTATAATCAAATAA